In a single window of the Cucumis melo cultivar AY chromosome 11, USDA_Cmelo_AY_1.0, whole genome shotgun sequence genome:
- the LOC103499010 gene encoding plasmodesmata-located protein 8 codes for MMMMMRRRNLEFYSSNKTLIPKLFFLLFFSSSSAFPIRSHLIIYAGCSNEKYQPNSQFESNFNSLLSSIASSSSQMTYNSFAIGNDSSNTIQLEGAIFGLYQCRGDLATIDCSKCIRNGVSQIHLACPFSYGATLQLEGCYVRYEHFDFLGKLDTSVKFKKCSASSSNDVEFFRRRDDVLADMQAGAGAGNGFRVSSSGLVQGFAQCLGDLSSQDCSSCLADCVGKLKSLCGSAAAADVFLGQCYARYWASGFYPNSSVSPSDDQAGKTVAIIIGVVAALAILVVLLSVCRRAMAS; via the exons atgatgatgatgatgagaaGAAGAAATCTTGAGTTTTACTCCTCAAACAAAACCCTAATTCCCAAactctttttccttctctttttctcttcttcttctgcctTCCCCATTAGATCTCATCTCATCATTTATGCAGGTTGTtccaatgaaaaataccaaccCAATTCCCAATTTGAatcaaattttaattctttACTTTCATCAATTGCTTCTTCCTCTTCCCAAATGACTTACAATTCCTTTGCCATTGGAAATGATTCCTCAAATACTATTCAACTTGAAGGAGCAATTTTTGGGCTCTATCAATGTAGAGGAGACTTAGCCACAATTGATTGCTCAAAATGCATACGTAATGGTGTTAGTCAAATTCATTTGGCTTGCCCTTTTTCTTATGGGGCAACCCTACAATTGGAGGGTTGTTATGTGAGATATGAGCACTTTGATTTCTTGGGGAAGTTGGATACCAGTGTGAAGTTCAAGAAGTGTAGTGCGAGCTCAAGTAACGACGTCGAGTTCTTTCGAAGACGGGATGACGTGCTCGCCGATATGCAAGCTGGGGCAGGGGCCGGGAATGGATTTAGGGTTAGTAGTTCAGGGTTGGTTCAAGGTTTTGCTCAATGTTTAGGAGATTTGAGTTCACAAGATTGCTCATCTTGTCTTGCTGATTGTGTTGGGAAGTTGAAAAGTTTGTGCGGATCAGCTGCAGCTGCTGATGTGTTCTTGGGACAGTGTTATGCTCGCTATTGGGCTTCTGGCTTCTACCCTAATTCTTCTG TTTCTCCAAGCGACGACCAAGCGGGTAAAACGGTCGCGATCATCATCGGCGTCGTTGCCGCTCTCGCCATCCTTGTTGTTCTCCTCTCAGTTTGCAGAAGAGCAATGG CAAGCTGA
- the LOC103499011 gene encoding tubulin-folding cofactor D produces the protein MAAKNEEVDGMTTYDEDDEHESKERVIQKYFLQEWKLVKSILDDIVSNGRVSDISSVHKIRSIMDKYQEQGQLVEPYLEIIVSPLMSLVCSKATALGVDSEKLLEVIKPICIIIYTLVTVCGYKAVIRFFPHQVSDLELAVSLLERCQNTNSVTSSRQESTGEMEAQCVILLWLSILVLVPFDISSVDSSLSNTNNLADFEPAPLVLRIISFCKDYLSSAGPMRAMAGLLVARLLTRPDMPKAFISFIGWTHEALSTTTNDIMNQFRLLGATGALASIFKTGDRKLLLDVVPQVWNDTSMLIKSNTAVRSPLLRKYLLKLTQRIGLTCLPHRAASWHYVSRTSSLGDNISATMSVGTHNCSSINTVELSNVCQGSTSLEDEDMEVPEIIEEIIEMLLTGLKDTDTVVRWSAAKGLGRVTSRLTSTLSEEVLSSILELFSPGEGDGSWHGGCLALAELARRGLLLPCSLPQVVPIVVKALHYDIRRGPHSVGSHVRDAAAYVCWAFGRAYHHTDMREILKQLAPHLLTVACYDREVNCRRAAAAAFQENVGRQGNYPHGIDIVNSADYFSLASRVTSYLKVAVCIAQYEGYLLPFIDELLCNKICHWDKGLRELAADALSALVKYDPEYFASYAVEKLIPCTLSSDLCMRHGATLAVGEVVLSLHQCGHILPSDIQKRVAGIVPAIEKARLYRGKGGEIMRAAVSRFIECISLSHLPLLEKTKRMLLDALNENLRHPNSQIQNAAVKSLKPFVPAYLVAADTGKSGNITTKYLEQLKDPNVAVRRGSALALSVLPYELLANRWKDVVMKLCCACAIEENPDDRDAEARVDAVRGLVSVCETLVQGRECSNEDGIPLLCLIKDEVMTSLFKALDDYSVDNRGDVGSWVREAAMNGLEKCTYILCARGSCVFTKTLNGVGSEPETLHCEKAEKDQTTSFFDSTMATSLVGGICKQAVEKLDKLREAAATILQRILYNKIIHVPHIPFREILEKIVPDDQDMKWGVPAVSYPRFVRLLQFGCYSKTVMSGLVISIGGMQDSLSKASMSALMEYLEGDAIGDQDESSRKGMLFTDLLWILQRYKRCDRVIVPTFKTIEILFSKRILNMEVHISSFCNGTLGSLDVELKGSKDFSKLYAGIAILGYIASLPEPVNSRAFSYLLTLLSHRYPKIRKASAEQVYLVLLQNGNFVPENKIEEALEIVSNTCWEGDLENAKLQRRELSDIAGIETDIHPRTNLVPSTEKEVKNRFSGADENASYSSLVESTGF, from the exons ATGGCGGCAAAGAATGAGGAGGTCGACGGAATGACGACATACGACGAAGACGACGAGCACGAATCAAAGGAGAGGGTAATCCAGAAGTACTTCCTTCAAGAATGGAAGCTCGTAAAGTCCATTCTCGATGACATCGTTTCCAATGGACGCGTCTCCGACATCTCATCCGTCCACAAGATCCGATCCATT ATGGACAAGTATCAAGAACAGGGTCAGTTGGTAGAACCCTACTTGGAGATCATAGTCTCTCCTTTGATGTCTCTCGTTTGTTCAAAAGCAACTGCACTTGGTGTAGATTCCGAAAAATTACTTGAAGTAATAAAGCCAATATGCATCATCATCTATACTCTAGTTACCGTCTGTGGGTACAAGGCTGTTATCAGGTTCTTTCCACATCAGGTTTCTGATCTGGAACTTGCTGTGTCACTTTTGGAGAGATGTCAAAATACAAACTCTGTGACCTCATCACGACAAGAGAGTACTGGTGAGATGGAGGCTCAATGTGTGATACTTTTGTGGCTTTCAATACTTGTGTTGGTTCCATTTGATATTTCCTCGGTCGATTCGAGCTTATCCAACACGAACAATTTAGCTGATTTTGAACCGGCTCCATTAGTGTTGAGAATAATAAGCTTCTGCAAGGATTACCTTTCAAGTGCGGGGCCTATGCGAGCAATGGCTGGATTGTTGGTTGCGAGGCTCTTAACACGTCCGGATATGCCTAAGGCTTTTATCAG CTTTATTGGATGGACGCACGAGGCCTTATCTACTACAACAAATGATATCATGAACCAATTTCGGTTGCTTGGTGCTACAGGAGCGCTAGCTTCCATTTTCAag ACTGGTGATAGAAAACTTTTGCTTGATGTCGTACCTCAAGTTTGGAATGACACCTCAATGCTGATAAAGTCCAACACTGCTGTTCGAAGTCCATTACTTCGCAAATATTTGCTGAAATTAACTCAGCGAATTGGTCTTACTTGCTTGCCTCATCGTGCAGCTTCATGGCATTATGTG AGTAGAACCAGCTCCCTTGGTGACAATATTTCTGCTACTATGTCCGTAGGAACACATAATTGCAGTTCTATTAATACTGTTGAGCTGTCTAACGTCTGTCAAGGTTCCACGAGCTTGGAAGATGAAGACATGGAAGTCCCTGAAATTATAGAAGAGATTATTGAAATGTTGCTCACTGGATTGAAAGATACA GACACTGTTGTTCGATGGTCAGCTGCTAAGGGCTTAGGCCGTGTAACTTCTCGTCTTACATCTACACTTTCAGAAGAGGTTTTGTCATCCATATTGGAACTATTTTCACCAGGAGAG GGTGATGGTTCATGGCATGGAGGTTGCTTGGCACTAGCGGAGTTGGCTCGCAGAGGATTGCTCTTACCTTGTAGTCTTCCACAAGTTGTACCTATAGTTGTGAAG GCATTGCATTATGATATTCGAAGAGGTCCACATAGTGTTGGTTCTCATGTGCGCGATGCTGCTGCATATGTTTGTTGGGCATTTGGCCGTGCCTATCATCACACAGACATGAGAGAAATTTTGAAACAACTCGCTCCTCACCTCTTAACAGTTGCTTGTTATGATCGTGAG GTTAACTGTAGAAGAGCAGCTGCAGCAGCTTTTCAGGAAAATGTTGGAAGACAAGGGAATTATCCACACGGGATTGATATAGTGAATTCTGCTGACTATTTTTCACTTGCGTCTCGAGTAACTTCATACCTGAAAGTTGCTGTGTGTATAGCGCAATATGAGGGGTATCTTCTTCCGTTCATTGATGAACTGCTGTGCAACAAAATATGTCATTGG GATAAAGGCTTGAGAGAACTTGCTGCAGATGCCCTTTCTGCCCTTGTAAAATATGATCCTGAATATTTTGCAAGCTATGCTGTAGAGAAGTTAATTCCTTGCACTCTATCATCTGATTTGTGCATGCGGCATGGTGCAACATTAGCCGTGGGTGAAGTTGTTTTATCTTTACATCAATGCGGGCATATTCTTCCCTCTG ATATACAGAAACGTGTGGCTGGCATTGTTCCTGCTATTGAAAAGGCTCGGCTATATCGTGGAAAGGGTGGAGAGATAATGCGAGCAGCTGTCTCACGTTTCATTGAGTGTATTTCTTTATCTCATTTGCCATTGTTGGAAAAAACAAAGCGAATGTTGCTTGATGCCCTCAATGAGAATTTGAGACATCCTAATTCACAAATTCAG AATGCTGCTGTTAAATCTTTGAAACCATTTGTGCCAGCATATCTAGTGGCCGCAGACACAGGCAAATCTGGTAATATAACCACAAAATACTTGGAACAGTTGAAAGATCCCAACGTGGCTGTAAGAAGGGGATCTGCTCTAGCGTTAAGCGTTTTGCCTTATGAATTATTGGCCAACAGGTGGAAAGATGTGGTTATGAAACTTTGTTGCGCATGTGCAATTGAG GAGAACCCTGATGACAGGGATGCTGAAGCACGAGTGGATGCTGTTAGAGGACTTGTTTCAGTATGTGAAACATTAGTTCAAGGAAGAGAATGCTCAAACGAGGATGGCATACCATTGCTATGTCTAATCAAGGATGAAGTAATGACAAGTTTATTTAAAGCTCTTGATGACTACTCTGTTGATAACAGAGGTGATGTTGGTTCTTGGGTTCGCGAGGCTGCTATGAATGGCCTTGAGAAATGTACATATATTCTTTGTGCGAGGGGTTCTTGTGTCTTCACCAAAACATTAAATGGAGTTGGTTCTGAACCAGAGACTCTTCACTGTGAGAAGGCTGAGAAAGACCAAACTACTTCCTTCTTTGATTCAACAATGGCCACTAGTTTAGTGGGAGGAATTTGCAAACAAGCTGTAGAGAAGCTGGACAAATTAAGAGAAGCAGCAGCGACCATTCTTCAAAGGATATTATACAACAAGATTATCCATGTTCCACATATACCTTTCCGAGAAATCTTAGAAAAGATTGTTCCTGATGATCAAGATATGAAGTGGGGG GTACCTGCAGTATCATATCCACGTTTTGTACGGCTGCTGCAATTTGGTTGTTATAGTAAAACTGTAATGTCTGGGTTGGTTATCTCTATTGGTGGTATGCAAGATTCATTAAGCAAGGCATCGATGTCTGCTTTGATGGAATATCTTGAAGGAGATGCAATTGGAGACCAGGATGAAAGTTCTAGGAAGGGTATGCTCTTTACAGATCTTCTTTGGATCCTTCAAAGATATAAGAGATGTGATAGAGTCATTGTTCCAACTTTCAAG ACTATTGAGATTCTTTTCAGCAAAAGGATATTGAACATGGAG GTTCACATATCAAGCTTTTGTAATGGCACTTTGGGTTCCTTGGATGTTGAATTGAAGGGCTCAAAAGACTTCTCCAAGTTATATGCTGGAATTGCCATACTTGGTTATATTGCTTCACTTCCAGAACCCGTTAATTCACGAGCTTTCTCTTATCTTCTCACTCTCCTTAGCCACCGATACCCGAAG ATTCGGAAAGCTTCCGCCGAACAAGTTTACCTTGTTCTCCTACAAAATGGGAATTTTGTGCCGGAGAATAAGATTGAGGAAGCACTTGAAATAGTTTCCAACACTTGTTGGGAAGGAGACTTGGAAAATGCAAAACTTCAAAGGCGAGAACTCTCTGACATTGCTGGAATAGAAACTGATATACATCCCAGGACTAACTTGGTGCCGTCTACTGAAAAGGAAGTCAAGAATCGGTTTTCAGGCGCAGATGAAAATGCTTCCTATTCGTCATTGGTCGAGTCGACTGGATTCTAA
- the LOC103499013 gene encoding syntaxin-61 isoform X2 — MPSAQDPFYVVKDEIQESIDKLQSSFHQWERISSDSGERVQQTKELLASCESIEWQVDELDKAIAVAARDPSWYGIDDAELEKRRRWTSTARTQVGNVKKVVGAGKEQTGIASASGMRRELMRLPNAHETDRSNLYTAHQANDDFITSESDRQLLLIKQQDEELDELSASVERIGGVGLTIHEELLAQVYILIKLSTT; from the exons ATGCCATCGGCTCAAGATCCGTTCTATGTTGTAAAAGACGAGATTCAAGAATCC ATCGATAAACTGCAATCCAGCTTTCACCAATGGGAAAGGATATCTTCTGATTCCGGAGAGAGAGTACAACAAACAAAAGAGTTGCTCGCTTCCTGTGAAAGCATTGAGTGGCAG GTGGATGAATTGGACAAAGCTATTGCTGTGGCAGCTAGAGATCCATCTTGGTATGGCATTGATGATGCAGAACTTGAAAAACGAAGGAGATGGACGAGTACAGCTAGGACGCAG GTTGGAAATGTTAAGAAAGTAGTAGGAGCCGGCAAGGAGCAAACAGGAATTGCTAGTGCAAGTGGGATGCGTCGAGAATTGATGAGACTACCTAATGCACATGAAACAGATAGATCAAACTTATATACAGCCCACCAAGCGAATGATGACTTCATCACATCGGAATCAGACAGACAGCTGCTTCTTATAAA gcAGCAGGACGAGGAGTTGGATGAGTTGAGTGCAAGCGTGGAGAGAATTGGAGGTGTTGGGCTTACAATACACGAAGAGCTCCTTGCACAGGTTTATATTTT